Below is a window of Candidatus Neomarinimicrobiota bacterium DNA.
AGTGGAATCTTACCGAGAACCTGAAAATTAGTAACACGCTCTACTTTATTCGGGGTTACGGCTATTTCGACTATGACGGTTCCTGGGCGCCGCCGTCCTATTACCGGTTGTCGCCTTCGAACTTTGCGCCGAATTCATGGGCGGATAGTCTCGGTACCGTCTCCATGGCGGGTAATACCATGATTCGGGCCTATGTTGATAACAAGCAGGGCGGACTTTTGCACCGATACATCTGGAATCACGGAAAGGGGGAACTGACTGCGGGACTGGCTGTTCGGGCGCACGGGTCACTTCACTGGGGACGCATCCAGGAGACCGAGGGGATAGTATTCAATGATACGCTCAACTCGGAGACTAATGTGGTATCGCTGGGAGACGAAAATGTCGGAGCAGGCGGAAGACACTATTACGAGTACAACGGCGCCAAAAGTATTTATTCCGTATTTCTCCACGAGAATTACAACCTGACCCCCAGTGTTAACTTGTTGTTCGATGTACAATTCACCAGCAAGGAATACCGATTTTATAATGAAAAGTTCTTAAATCATGAGTTCGATGTTCCGTACCTGTTTGTGAACCCTAGCGTCGGCGTGAACATGAATTTCACCGACCGGCTGAACGGATATTTGAATGTGGCAAAGACGACCAGGGAACCGCGATTGAAGAACTATTACGACGCTGCAGAAGCCAGTCAACCGGCGTCCTGGGGATTGATTCGGCCGAACTTTGAACGGCGGAACGACGGCTCCTTCAATTACGATGAGCCGTTGGTGCATCCGGAGACGTTGTTCGATTATGAAGCCGGGGCCGGATACCGGACATCCAGGACGACCCTGAACCTCAATTTTTATCTCATGGATTTTCGAAATGAGATCGTGAGTAACGGCCAGTTGGATCGTTTTGGTCAGCCTATTACGGGAAATGCCGATCGTACCCGGCATTACGGGGCGGAATTTTCCGGCGCGTACAAGATTCTGCCGTCACTTCGGGTGAGCGGAAATTATACGGTGTCCCGGAACGTATTCATTGAGCACACCAGCTTCGGGTGGAGCGAGTCGGATACACTGGACGGTAACACCATTGCCGGCTTCCCGGGACAGATGGGGAACCTGGAGTTCCAGTACAATAAGGACCGCTGGTTTGCCCGGCTGCACGGTCAGTTCGTCGGGAAACAGTACACGACGAATTTCGAAGAAGAGGAGTTTGTCGTCGATCCCTATAACGTCTGGGACGCCCGGTTCGGTTACCGTTTCCCAGTGTCCGGTGGTAGCCTGAATCTAACGCTGACCGTGAATAACATCTTTGATGTGCTGTATGCAACCCATGGAGAAGGCGGCGATTTCTTCCCCGGCGCTACCCGGAATTACTTCCTGAGTATGAAGTATGATTTTTGACACCAGGTATAGGGGAATAAGGTATAGGGGTATAGGGGATATAATCATGGACTCCCGCTAAAAGTCCGCGAACCGGGTTGAAGCGGGAGATAATGCGGAGAAAGAAGAAAACGCTCCGAAGGGGCGTAACATGAATAGCCTCGGGCTTCAGCCCGGGGATAAGAGAAGCAAAACCAGAAACGAATCCCTTGTCGTTCCTGCAGTAATGATTCAGAAATCTGATAGGCTGTCTCTTTGTTAGAACGTTGTTTTTTCTAATCTCTAAAGGACTCCTCCTGTAAGTCACCGATGTATTAAATAATCGGTGGCGTCCCACACCGTCGGTTGACCTTAACCAGGTCACCGGCGGTGTTGTGTATTTTAGTCCAGCCATT
It encodes the following:
- a CDS encoding TonB-dependent receptor — translated: MHSKLYNLMFLAVLLPGIILADGTIEGTVTDATSGEALVGANVLLVKTDYGAATNEAGEFVIPDVPDGSYTLRVTHIGYKEYNETIRINNSALKIDIELQPTEIRGERVIVEPTRAIERKTPVTFSSLSKEELQYRDPIEDIPVMLSDLPSIKTYSETGTGMGYTYLNIRGFDQRRISVLINGIPQNDPEDHNVYWLNFFDLVGSLDDIQVQRGAGTAFYGPAAIGGSVNLITENYSWEPDFKVETQFGSYNTRKLSAEGSTGLLNDHWVGYGRLTRITTDNYRDWAWMDFTRYFAGLAYFSDNHIVKLQTYGGPQNDGLAFYGVPKEDLDDRNARRSNYSEFTEDEEWFNQPHYELIHQWNLTENLKISNTLYFIRGYGYFDYDGSWAPPSYYRLSPSNFAPNSWADSLGTVSMAGNTMIRAYVDNKQGGLLHRYIWNHGKGELTAGLAVRAHGSLHWGRIQETEGIVFNDTLNSETNVVSLGDENVGAGGRHYYEYNGAKSIYSVFLHENYNLTPSVNLLFDVQFTSKEYRFYNEKFLNHEFDVPYLFVNPSVGVNMNFTDRLNGYLNVAKTTREPRLKNYYDAAEASQPASWGLIRPNFERRNDGSFNYDEPLVHPETLFDYEAGAGYRTSRTTLNLNFYLMDFRNEIVSNGQLDRFGQPITGNADRTRHYGAEFSGAYKILPSLRVSGNYTVSRNVFIEHTSFGWSESDTLDGNTIAGFPGQMGNLEFQYNKDRWFARLHGQFVGKQYTTNFEEEEFVVDPYNVWDARFGYRFPVSGGSLNLTLTVNNIFDVLYATHGEGGDFFPGATRNYFLSMKYDF